From the Paludisphaera rhizosphaerae genome, the window CCCCCAGGGGTGCGAACGCGGACGGACGCGAATCAGCATCGACGGCGCCGCCGTCACAGCCGGCGGCATCCCTCTGTCCGACGACGGAAATCATCATCATGTGGAGGTTTTTATGTCTCCATTTGATGAGGCTGTCGCGAATGCATGATTTCTGCGCAAACCGCCTGGAATTGTCTCAGCAGACGCGACGCGGGCCCACGATGAGGGTGCGTTGAACCGAAGCCGGCCAAAAAACCAGGTCCCCTCTCCCGGCGGGCTGACGACCCGACATTTATTCAGGAGTAGCGAACCAAACGGCCTTCCCCCCTCGCGGGGGAAGGTGGCCCGAAGGGCCGGATGAGGGGGGATCGGCTCCGCGTTCACGGCAAGGCTCGAATGCGCATGCGACGGTGGTCATCCCCCTCATCTGACCGCTTCGCGGTCTGTCTTCCCCCTCCAGGGGGGAAGACGTCTTGATCGCCGCCGCCGTAAATGCGTCGGGTCGTCAGCTTGGCGGGAGAGGGGACTTCACACTCGTTTCCGTTTCAAGCCCGCGCGCGGTCGCAGCCGTCGTCAGCCTCCCGAGTGTAGGGAGCGGACGGCGGCCGCGACGGCGGTCGAAAAAGATTCCTGACGCGGCCGACGGGGTCGCGGGGAGAGTCGCGACGACGACGGTCGAAAAGAAGATCCCGTGACGTTTCCGTCAGGGTGATGTGCGTGAGCGGGAGATCAGCCGCGGCGGATCGATCAACGCGCCTTGAGCATGGCGCGCATCTGGAGGCGGCTGGCGGGCAGCGAGGCTTCTTTCAACAGACGGGTGAGCTTGGACTCGACCACGCAGGCGGGACGCTGGCCTGACCGTTCGTCGACCACCAGGGCCTCTTCACGAGGCGCGGGGGACCGTCGCGCGACCAGGGGCTCGCGGCGGGGTGCGACGAGGTCCACGGAAGGAGCAGCGGCGGTGACGTCGGTGGCGATCAACACGGGACTCAAGTAACCCTCTCTTGAAAACATGGAAAGGAAACCTCCTGCAAGACCTGGCGGATAACCGCCTCCTACAGAGCGTATTGCAAACGGCGCGCCGAAGGAACGACAGGCCGGCCGGAGAAGGCGATGTGCGAGACGTCGGGGACTTCAGCGGGGTTGGGCCGCCGGATCCATCGGCGTCTCCTCGGGCCTGGGTGCGATCGGGATCGGACGCCCCCCATCGCTCCACAAGTTTAGTACGCGAATTCCGGCCCAAGCGTGGGAGACTTCCGCGCGGTTTTCCAAATACTAGGAAACGCCTTGGTAGGATGGAGGCACCGACTCAGCTTTCTTAAGAAAATCGGCCGATCTCCCGGCGGTACGACTCGCACCGCGGGCGGGGCGGGCCGTACCATACCCAGGGTGACGAACGCGGCGAGCCGGCCGGACTCGCCCCCGATCGGCCTCCCGCGCCGACGAGGCGGTTTTCACAGATTCAGGCGAGCCCAAGGGCGGTCAAACCGATGGCGCGAGAGAGCGTGGCGAAGCGGCTGCGAGAGGTCGGGCGTGAGCTGGGCCGAATCCGCCGCCGGGGAAGGCAGGTCTGGCGGCTGGTCCCCTGGCCGCACAAGGTCTCGCTGGGGATGGCCCTGATCGTCATGGGCCTGGCCAGCGCCGGCGGGACGGCCGCCGCCGTCTTCCTGGGCAAGCTGGTCAGCGCCATCTCGCCGGCCGAGGACGGAACTCGTCCCCCGGCCGAGGTCGTCGCCCGCGCCGCGGCGTTCTACCTGACGCTGATCGGCCTGGGCTATCTCGTCCGCGAGACGATGAACGTCCTCCGCCGCTATCTCGTCGAACGGGCCTGCACCCGGATCGACAAGGACATGTGCGTGCGGCTGGTCGCCCACCTGATGAAGGTGGACCTGGCCTCGATCGCCCAGGATCAGGTCGGCGCCCTGTACGGACGCATCACCCGCAGCGCGGAAGGCTTCGTCCGATTCCTGCGCATCAGCTTTCTCGATTTCGTCCCCGCGCTGTTCACGGGGGGCTTCGCGGTCTTCTACGTTCTGACGCAGCAGCCGTGGGTCGCTCTGGCGATGCTCGGGGTCGTTCCGATTTCCCTGGGCCTAACGGTCGCCCAGATCGTCACCCAGAAGGGAGTGCGGCTCGACCTTCTCCGAACCCGTGAGCGCATGGACGGCACGGTCGTCGAGCAGCTTTCGGGCATCGACTACGTCCGGGCCTCCAATACGCACCGGCGGGAGATCGCCCGGGTGGCGAAGGCGGCCGAGCGGCGACGGTCGAAGGAGTTGAAGCACCATTTCCAGATGTCGTTGTTCGGCTGCGGCAAGGCGCTCAACGAGGGCTTCTTCCACCTGGTCGTCCTGGCGCTGGCGGTCTACCTGTACATCCACGGCCGGATCAACGTCGGCGACATCTTCACCTTCTCCGTCCTGTACCTGAACGTGATGGCTCCCTTGAACGAGGTCCACCGGTTCATCGACGAGGCCCACGAGAGCAGCCTGAGGGTAGGCGACCTCATCGGCCTGTTGCGCGAGCCGATCGACCCCTCGTTCAAGCCGGTCGATCCCAGGACGCCCGTCCTGGCGCTGGGGGAGCCGGTCTTCGTGGCCGACGACGTCAGCGTCCAGTATCCCAGGACCATCGAGGGGGGCCGGCGGGCGCTCGACGGGCTCTCGCTGGTGATCCGCCACGGCGAGACGATCGGCATGGCCGGTCGTTCCGGCTGCGGCAAGACGACCTGGCTGCGAGTCCTGATGCGTCTGGTGCACCCCACGTCCGGCCGGGTCTGGTTCGGCGGGGTTCCGCTGGAGAGCGTCACACGCGAGTCGATCGGCGACATGGTCGGCTACGTCGGCCAGAACCCGTTCGTCTTCACGGGGACGATCGCCGAGAACATCGCCTACGGCTGCAAGGACCCGACTCCGGAGGGGATCCAGGCCGCCGCCGAGGCCGCCTGCATTCACGACGAGATCATGATGATGCCCGGCGGCTACAAGGCCAGGGTCGCCGAGCGCGGGCAGAACCTCTCGGGAGGTCAACGCCAGCGGATCGCCCTCGCCCGGATCTTCCTCAAGAACCCGCCGATCCTGATCCTCGACGAGGGGACGTCCGCCCTGGACAACATCAGCGAGCGCCGCGTCCAGCAGGCCGTCGACGCCGCCCGGGCGGACCGCACGGTGATCCTCGTCGCCCACCGTTTGACGACGCTGCTGGACACCGACCGGATCCTCGTCTTCGAGGACGGCCGGGTCGTTGAGAACGGCAAGTACGGCGAACTCGTCCGGGCCGACGGCGCCTTCGCCGACCTCGTCCGATCCGCCGAGATGGGCCGACTCGACGCCCCTCCGGAGCCCGAGATCCCCGACCCCGCCGCGCCGGCCGACGTCGTGGAGGCCATCGAGCGCGGCGAGGCGTGAGGCTGGGAGGTCACTTCTTCGCTTCAAGCGCCTTTCGGAGCGACTCCACGGCGTCGCGGAGCGCTTTGATCTCGGCTTCGATCCGGTCCTTCCTGGCCTCGGCGGCGGTGTCGGCCGGGACGTCCTGCAGCTTGGAATCGAAAACCTTGACCTGGAATCCATCCGCATCCGAGCCGACCACGGCGCCGGGGCGGAATACGTCGACGAACTTGGTCTTCACTCCGGGGGACTGCCAGACCCGGACGCGGTTTTCCATGCCGACCTGATCCAACGTCGGCCGCTTCTCGGCCGTGACGGTCACGGTTCGTCGTTCGCCGGCACGGAGGATTTCCAGGGTCAACGGCTTGTCGCCCGCCTTGGAAACGCGCTCGATCATGGCGGGGCCGTCGGCGATAGGAGCGCCGTCGATGGTCAGAACGACGTCGTGAACCTTCAGGCCCGCCTTCGCGGCTGGAGCGTCCTCGACGAGCCGGGAGACGGCCAGGCCCCGATCCTCGGGAAGCTCCAGTTGGGCCCGAAGCGCCGCGGGGATCGCCTCGACCGAAGCGCCGATCCAGTGCTTGGGCTCATCGTCGCCCACCGGCCCGAGTTCGACGTGAACCTGGGACCGGACCTTGAGTTCGACGGGCTTCCGCTTCCGCAGCAGAGTCAACGTGACGGGTTCGTCGCCGGCCTTCTTCAGCAGGCGGTCGAGGTCGATGGGGTCGCTCAACGGCTGGGAGTTCAGCGAGGTCAACACGTCCTGCGGCCGGATCCCCGCCTCCCAGGCGGGCCCCCCCTCCCGGACCGAGGACGCCACCAGGCCGCGACCGTTCATGGCCGGAAGTTGAGCGCGGGTCGCGTCGTCGAGCGGTTCCAGCGTCAGGCTGGGACCGTCTGACGCCAGGACGAAATTGCCGTTCAGCGGGACGGCGTTACTCCACTCGTAGACCGAGGCCTGCCCGTGTGCAGGGGTTGTGTATCCAAACACCGCCTCCACCGGCTTGTCGACGACCTTCGGCTGACGAGGTTCCTCCGGAGGGCTCATCGGGGCGAAAAAGGCAAGCAACGAACATGCGAGTGAAAGGATCATCTGTCGATCTCCTGGGACGAATGAGGATGCTGCAGAACGAAAGCCGGAAGGGGACGTCTTATGGACTCAGCCATAAGTGAGCAGACAACGGCCTTCCCCCCTGGAGGGGGAAGGTGGCCCGAAGGGCCGGATGAGGGGGACGACCGCCGTCGGACGTGCGTTCGACGGGTCGTTCTCAATGCTACGCCGGTCGTCCCCCTCATCTGACCGCTTCGCGGTCTGTCTCCCCCTCAAGGGGGGAAGACGTCGGAACAACGCCGTTCGATTTACGGGACAGTCACTTAGCGCATACCCATTCAGAAACCGTCGACAACGTCCCTTCTCCCCCGGTGGGAGAAGGGAGGCCTGTCGGAGCCTCGCGAGGGAGTTTCGGCAAGGCGCGTCGCGCGACCTCGGCGGCCTGCACGGCCCGAATTTCGTAGTCTGGGCGGCTGGATGGTTCGGCGAGCCCGGTTTCAGCCGCCGGCCTCTTCGAACCGCCGCAGGAGGTTGAGCCGTCCGCGGACGAGGTCCGACTTCATGGGCTCGTAGGTCGAGACGTCGCGGCCGTCCTCGCGGACGACGATGCGATAGGGTTGCTTGAGAACTTCGGTCCAGTGACGAACGGCGACCAGTTCGGCGATGTCGTCGTGGCAGTTGCTGCTGCCGTAGAGCGAGACGAAGGGCGTCTTGCGGAGGGCCTGGTAGGCGGCCTCGGCCCGGTCCACGGGGAGGACGCCTCCCCCTCGGCGGTAGCGAAGTCCCTCCAGCAGCGGGTCGCGGAAGCGGGGGGCGTGCGTGAGGCGGCCTTCCCAGACGTCGCGGGTGAACTCGGTCGCCGGGGCTTCGTCCGAGCGCGGGGTGAGGCCCAGCGACGCGTCGACGACGTGGGTCGCCTCGTGGAGGAGCGCGAAGGCGAGGGCGTCGAGGTCCCCGGCCTCCACGGCGACGCTCTTCGGCGAACCGGCGGCGTCGAAGCAGGTTTGCTCCTTCTGCGTCAGCCATTCGGTCGCGGTCTCGCCCATGACCGAGGCCCGGATGGTGATGTCGAACAATCGATAGGGCTCGTCCGGGTTCACGGTCGAGGTCAGCGCGGTGTTGGGCATGCCGTCCAGAAAGCTGATCGTCCGCAGCCGATCGCCGAGCATTCGACGATGCAGCGGCGTGAGCGCCTCGAACGCGGCCGACAGCTTGCGGCGCTCGTCGTCGGTCAGCGTGTGAACCGTCGGCGCGGGCCCGCCCAGGTTCGCGAACATCTTGAGCACCGAGGCGGGCGTTTCCTTCAACCTCGATTCGAGCGCCGAAGCCGGATCGAGCCCGTGGCGACGGCACGCCTCGGCCCGCTGCTCCGCGGTCGGTTCGTCCTTCGCGATCGCGACCACGGCGGGCGAAGCGACGCAGACGATCAGGCCCGCAAGGAAGAGCGACGGAATGCGCATGGGGCGTCCTCCTGATTGACCGGGGGTCGGTTCAAAGCGACTGCCCGCCGACGTAGCTGACGCCCACGCGATCCACGGGGACGACCACGCGGCGGCCGTCGGGAAGTCGGGTCGCGAGGATTCGGCGATGCTGTTCAAGACGATAGCCTCGGGCCTCCAGCGCAGCCTGGGCATCGGGAGAGACCGGCGGCGGCTGGTTCAACACCCACGCCGGCACCGACACGGCAGGCTGCGGTTTCGGTTGCGACCGAGGTTGAAGTTCAGGTTGCGGAAGCGTCGGCGGCTCAGCCTCCGGGGCGGGAGCAGGAACGGCCGCGACGATCGGTGAAACGGTAGTCTGTTGCGGCCGGCGGCCGGCGAGCCACCCCGAAGCGAAGCAAGCCAGTACGACGGCGGCCGCCAGCGCCGGACGCATAAATGAACGCTGACGTGGGACGGGGACGGCAAGCCGAATCGTCGCCGGCGCCGGTTCGCGAAAAGCCTCGTCGAGCGCCCGAGCCTCCAGGAAGGCCAGCGTGCAGCGCCGCCAGCCCTCGGGTTGGGCGGCGACGCCCTTCAGCGCCTGGCGAAGCTCGGCCGGGGAGAGGCCGCCGCCGACAATGCGGTCGATGAGGACGTCGAGGTCTTCGGTCATGATTCGTGCTCCTCGAAATCGCCCGCCAGATCTGCCAGTTCCATTCGCAGCCGCTTCCGCGCCCGGGAGAGCCGAGCCTCGACGGCCGGCACTCCCAGGCCCAGGCGATCGGCCAGCTCGCGAGCCGTCCAGCCCTCGCCGTGCTTCAACGCCAGCAGGTCGGCGTCACGCGGGGGGAGCCGATCCAGGGCCTTGCGGACGATCTCGCGGCGTTCGTCGTGTAGGAGCCAGGCCAGCGGCGAGGGCTCCGGCGTCTCGTCGGTCGTCGGCCGGACCTCGGCGCAACGGCCGATCAGGGCCCGCCCGCGTCCGGCCTTACGTCGATACATCAGAGCCTGCCGCACCGCCAGCTTGTAGAGCCAGCCGACGACGCGGGCGGGGTCGAGCAGCGGGGCCCGCTGGGCGACGACCGCCAGCGCAAGCTCCTGCATCACCTCGTCCACCCCCTGCGGCTCCCGCAGCCGGGCCGAGACCACGCGCCGCAGCCAGCCGTCATGCCGGGCCAGCACGCCGCCCCAGTCCAGCCCGTCCGAATCCATCCGTTGTGGGCGTCCATCGCTCATGGTGCAACGATAGTTGCCGCCCCCCGGCTCCGCCTTGCATCTGAAGAAGGATTTCGACGGAAAACCTCGGCCCTAACTCCCGGCCTTTGCGTTCTGGGTGCCATGGCCACGCTCGCGTGGCCATCAACCGGCGAGGGAGGGTTGCGAGACCGTCGCCGATCTCATGGCCACGCGAGCGTGGCCATGGCACCCCACGTCCCAGGTTATCGTCGATCTCCCAGATCCGGCCATCGTCGACTTTCGATCGGCAGCGAGAAGTGCAAGGCGTCGATGACCGATCGTCGCTCCACGGTCACGGAGTAGCTGTGGTACCAGGTCGTAATCTCGAAAACACGGGTTCGGAAGGCGAATGCGAATCGTCGAACCGGAGGCTCGGAGCCGTCCCCGACCGCAGTGGGGTTCGCCGCCTTGGGATCGGATTCGTCGACTACCTCGTAGAAGCGGTTCATCCCCAGGCCAAGAGTGGAGAGCGGATGGCCCGTTCCCTCGTCTCCGTCCCACGATTTGACCGACACGTTTTCAACACCGCAAAACGTGATCGTCGCGCTGCACCACTCGTCGGTTGAACAGTTCAGCACGCGGATGCGCATTCCATTGGGATCGGGGGGCTGGTCGAGGTCGTGATCGGGAGGCTCCAGGACGTGATAACTGAGCTTCGCATGAGTCCCCGCCTGGCCATGGCTGAATACCATGCCCTGGAACAAAGAGTTCCCCACCGGCCGCGGCAGATCCGTGATCTCGACGAGACGCATGACGTCGGGCCTCTCGACGTGACGTTCACAGCTTCCGCAGCAGGGCCAGCGGGACGTAGAAGGTCTGGTAGCGGCGGCCGTCGGTGAAGAGGACGCCGGAGGGGTGTTCGACGAGCACCGTGGCGCGGCGGGTGATGCGGTTGACGCGGCCTCGGAGACGGGCGCCTTCCATGAGGAACTCGACCGCGTCGCCCACGCGGACGCCGAAGGTTTCGGCGGCCTGTTCGCGAGGGGTGACCAGATCGTGGCGGACCCCTTCGTGGGCGAAGATCCGTCGCGACAGGGCGTGGAAGTTCTCGGCCGAGCAGCTTGATCGCCCCCAGCCCAGGAACTCGGCCAGGTGGAGCAGTTCGTGCTCGAAGATGCGCTGGAGGGCCTCCAGCCGATCGGCGCAGACCAGGCCGCCGACGACGATCTCGCGGTCGACGTCCTGGAACGTGTTGAACAGCAGCGTGGTCGAGACCGAGATCTCGTACTCCGGCTGATCCACCACCCGGCCGCCCTGCTTGATCCGGCGCACCAGGCGGATCGTCTGCCCGGCGGCGCGGGTCAGCCGTCGCGAGAGCCGGAAGGCCATCGGATACGCCCGGTCCTCCTGGAGCATCTCCGCCAGGAAGCCGCGGAAGAAGCCTCGATCGTAGAGATGAAACAGCCGCTCCAGATCGTCCGAGGCGATCTTCGTGAAGTTG encodes:
- a CDS encoding ABC transporter ATP-binding protein, whose product is MARESVAKRLREVGRELGRIRRRGRQVWRLVPWPHKVSLGMALIVMGLASAGGTAAAVFLGKLVSAISPAEDGTRPPAEVVARAAAFYLTLIGLGYLVRETMNVLRRYLVERACTRIDKDMCVRLVAHLMKVDLASIAQDQVGALYGRITRSAEGFVRFLRISFLDFVPALFTGGFAVFYVLTQQPWVALAMLGVVPISLGLTVAQIVTQKGVRLDLLRTRERMDGTVVEQLSGIDYVRASNTHRREIARVAKAAERRRSKELKHHFQMSLFGCGKALNEGFFHLVVLALAVYLYIHGRINVGDIFTFSVLYLNVMAPLNEVHRFIDEAHESSLRVGDLIGLLREPIDPSFKPVDPRTPVLALGEPVFVADDVSVQYPRTIEGGRRALDGLSLVIRHGETIGMAGRSGCGKTTWLRVLMRLVHPTSGRVWFGGVPLESVTRESIGDMVGYVGQNPFVFTGTIAENIAYGCKDPTPEGIQAAAEAACIHDEIMMMPGGYKARVAERGQNLSGGQRQRIALARIFLKNPPILILDEGTSALDNISERRVQQAVDAARADRTVILVAHRLTTLLDTDRILVFEDGRVVENGKYGELVRADGAFADLVRSAEMGRLDAPPEPEIPDPAAPADVVEAIERGEA
- a CDS encoding PDZ domain-containing protein, with amino-acid sequence MILSLACSLLAFFAPMSPPEEPRQPKVVDKPVEAVFGYTTPAHGQASVYEWSNAVPLNGNFVLASDGPSLTLEPLDDATRAQLPAMNGRGLVASSVREGGPAWEAGIRPQDVLTSLNSQPLSDPIDLDRLLKKAGDEPVTLTLLRKRKPVELKVRSQVHVELGPVGDDEPKHWIGASVEAIPAALRAQLELPEDRGLAVSRLVEDAPAAKAGLKVHDVVLTIDGAPIADGPAMIERVSKAGDKPLTLEILRAGERRTVTVTAEKRPTLDQVGMENRVRVWQSPGVKTKFVDVFRPGAVVGSDADGFQVKVFDSKLQDVPADTAAEARKDRIEAEIKALRDAVESLRKALEAKK
- a CDS encoding RNA polymerase sigma factor — encoded protein: MDSDGLDWGGVLARHDGWLRRVVSARLREPQGVDEVMQELALAVVAQRAPLLDPARVVGWLYKLAVRQALMYRRKAGRGRALIGRCAEVRPTTDETPEPSPLAWLLHDERREIVRKALDRLPPRDADLLALKHGEGWTARELADRLGLGVPAVEARLSRARKRLRMELADLAGDFEEHES
- a CDS encoding SprT-like family protein; protein product: MSSLSLSLGEDDPLGPSLRRQAKLASLLYAPEEARTRTRRIYEALLDESPQVRSGNFTKIASDDLERLFHLYDRGFFRGFLAEMLQEDRAYPMAFRLSRRLTRAAGQTIRLVRRIKQGGRVVDQPEYEISVSTTLLFNTFQDVDREIVVGGLVCADRLEALQRIFEHELLHLAEFLGWGRSSCSAENFHALSRRIFAHEGVRHDLVTPREQAAETFGVRVGDAVEFLMEGARLRGRVNRITRRATVLVEHPSGVLFTDGRRYQTFYVPLALLRKL